The proteins below are encoded in one region of Reichenbachiella sp. 5M10:
- the fabG gene encoding 3-oxoacyl-[acyl-carrier-protein] reductase, with translation MKLLEGKTALVTGASKGIGRAIAIKYAQQGANVAFTYLSSVEKGEALVAELEAFGVKAKGYRSDASKFDAAEELVSNVVADFGQLDVLINNAGITKDNLLMRMTEEAWDDVINVNLKSCFNTVKAATRTFMKQKSGSIINVSSVVGVKGNAGQSNYAASKAGIIGFTKSVALELGSRNIRSNAIAPGFIETEMTEVLDEKVVQGWREGIPMKRGGQPEEVADACVFLGSDMSTYISGQVLNICGAMLT, from the coding sequence ATGAAATTATTGGAAGGAAAAACAGCTTTGGTGACAGGTGCTTCTAAAGGTATCGGTAGAGCAATTGCTATCAAATATGCACAACAGGGAGCAAATGTGGCATTTACCTATTTGTCAAGTGTAGAGAAAGGCGAGGCGTTGGTTGCAGAACTGGAAGCTTTTGGCGTGAAAGCCAAGGGCTATCGATCAGATGCATCGAAATTTGATGCAGCAGAGGAATTGGTCAGTAACGTAGTGGCTGATTTTGGTCAGCTCGATGTATTGATCAACAACGCTGGGATTACCAAAGATAACCTTTTGATGCGTATGACAGAGGAAGCATGGGATGATGTGATCAACGTTAATCTTAAATCATGTTTTAATACGGTCAAAGCAGCTACTCGAACTTTCATGAAGCAGAAATCGGGTTCTATCATCAACGTGTCGTCTGTAGTCGGAGTGAAGGGCAATGCGGGGCAATCTAATTATGCAGCTTCTAAGGCTGGGATTATTGGGTTTACCAAATCAGTGGCATTAGAGCTTGGATCTAGAAATATCCGTAGCAATGCTATCGCACCGGGATTTATCGAGACGGAAATGACCGAAGTGTTGGACGAAAAGGTAGTACAAGGTTGGAGAGAAGGCATTCCAATGAAACGAGGAGGACAGCCTGAAGAAGTAGCTGATGCCTGTGTGTTCTTAGGGTCCGATATGTCTACATATATTTCTGGCCAGGTATTGAACATCTGTGGAGCGATGTTGACCTAA
- a CDS encoding WbqC family protein: MKTIIDSHYFPCIAYFSYLKSLDEVWIETQEHFQKQTYRNRCYILGSNRILPLAIPMIGGNKKIKMEDIRIEYTHRWLNDHWRALLSAYNKSPFFEYYEQYLHDILFKKHERLLELNNEILSFCLKALHIDTKINFTETYESNSENQFNDMRSAIHPKKPYIWSNIKDPVSYPQLFGKEFAPNLSILDLLSNTGPESDKYL, encoded by the coding sequence ATGAAGACGATCATTGACAGTCACTATTTCCCATGCATAGCTTACTTCTCATACCTTAAATCACTGGATGAAGTATGGATAGAGACGCAAGAGCACTTTCAAAAACAGACATATCGCAACCGATGCTACATCCTTGGATCCAACCGCATACTCCCCCTTGCCATCCCGATGATCGGTGGCAATAAGAAAATAAAGATGGAAGATATCCGAATCGAATACACTCACCGTTGGCTCAATGATCACTGGCGAGCCCTACTTTCGGCCTACAACAAATCCCCCTTTTTCGAATATTACGAACAATATCTACACGACATTCTGTTCAAAAAACACGAGCGACTACTCGAACTCAACAATGAAATTCTGTCATTCTGTCTCAAAGCACTACATATTGACACGAAAATAAATTTCACAGAAACCTACGAAAGTAATTCGGAGAACCAATTCAACGACATGAGATCCGCTATTCACCCCAAAAAGCCATATATTTGGTCCAACATCAAAGATCCCGTCTCATACCCGCAATTGTTTGGTAAAGAATTTGCACCCAACTTGAGCATATTGGATTTACTGAGCAATACAGGGCCTGAATCCGACAAATATTTATGA
- the lpdA gene encoding dihydrolipoyl dehydrogenase, translating to MANKYDIIVIGSGPGGYVAAIRASQLGKKVAVVEKAEIGGICLNWGCIPTKALLKSASVFEYISHAENYGITVKDSKADFGGMIKRSRGVADTMSKGVQFLLKKNKIDQLLGFGKVAANKTVTVTDAEGKTESYTADSIIIATGGRSRELPTLPIDGKKIIGYREAMTLPKQPKKMVIVGSGAIGVEFAYFYNSIGTEVTIVEYLPNIVPVEDEDVSKQLARSFKKQGMNIMTSAEVTAVDTKGSGCKVTVKTAKGEEQIDCDIVLSAVGVSTNIEGIGLEDVGVMTDRGKIIVDDYYKTNLPGIYAIGDIVHGPALAHVSSAEAIICVEKICGENPEPLDYENIPGCTYCTPEIASVGMTEKAAKEAGIEIKVGKFPFSASGKAQAGGNSEGFVKVIFDAKYGEWLGCHLIGAGVTDMIAEAVVARKLETTGHEIMKAIHPHPTMSEAIKDAVEDAYGEAIHL from the coding sequence ATGGCAAACAAATATGACATTATAGTGATAGGTAGCGGTCCTGGCGGATACGTTGCAGCTATCAGAGCATCCCAACTAGGGAAAAAAGTTGCAGTGGTTGAAAAAGCAGAAATCGGAGGCATCTGCCTCAACTGGGGATGTATTCCTACAAAAGCTCTTTTGAAAAGTGCCAGTGTTTTCGAATACATTTCTCACGCAGAAAACTACGGAATCACCGTCAAGGACTCCAAAGCGGATTTTGGAGGAATGATCAAGAGAAGCCGTGGTGTCGCTGACACAATGAGCAAAGGAGTACAATTCCTTCTCAAAAAGAACAAGATCGACCAATTGTTGGGGTTTGGCAAAGTAGCCGCCAACAAGACAGTAACTGTCACAGATGCTGAGGGCAAAACCGAAAGTTACACAGCTGACAGTATCATCATTGCTACTGGGGGGCGTTCTAGAGAACTACCTACTCTACCAATTGATGGCAAAAAGATCATTGGGTATAGAGAAGCAATGACGCTACCTAAACAACCTAAGAAAATGGTCATTGTTGGTTCTGGTGCCATCGGTGTAGAGTTTGCATACTTCTACAACTCCATCGGCACAGAAGTCACAATCGTAGAGTACCTACCAAATATTGTCCCTGTAGAGGACGAAGATGTCTCAAAACAATTGGCGAGATCATTCAAAAAGCAAGGCATGAATATCATGACGAGCGCTGAAGTGACTGCTGTAGACACCAAAGGGTCGGGATGCAAAGTGACTGTCAAAACAGCCAAAGGCGAAGAGCAAATCGATTGTGACATCGTATTGTCAGCTGTAGGAGTCTCAACCAACATCGAAGGCATCGGTCTCGAAGATGTAGGCGTGATGACCGACCGAGGCAAAATCATCGTGGACGACTACTACAAAACAAACCTCCCAGGCATATACGCCATCGGTGATATCGTACACGGGCCGGCATTGGCACACGTATCCTCTGCAGAGGCGATCATATGTGTGGAAAAAATCTGTGGTGAAAACCCTGAGCCGCTCGACTATGAAAACATCCCAGGTTGTACATACTGTACGCCTGAAATTGCATCTGTAGGCATGACCGAAAAAGCTGCAAAAGAAGCTGGAATCGAAATCAAAGTAGGAAAATTCCCATTCTCTGCTTCTGGAAAAGCCCAAGCAGGAGGAAACTCAGAAGGATTTGTCAAAGTGATCTTTGATGCCAAGTATGGCGAGTGGCTCGGATGTCACTTGATCGGAGCAGGTGTGACAGACATGATCGCAGAGGCTGTAGTCGCTAGAAAATTAGAAACTACGGGTCACGAAATCATGAAAGCGATTCACCCACACCCTACCATGTCTGAAGCGATCAAAGATGCCGTAGAGGATGCGTACGGTGAAGCAATCCACCTGTAA
- a CDS encoding sensor histidine kinase produces the protein MRLPKKPLGKFNTLLLILYVCFFTIDVFIKEITFMPWWFFLVLIALQLVQMYFLYRGILEVWVAHFNLATLMGMLQLALVLKPDYFHAVVYWAAVVPILVSTTLDGRHSLVWYVLTVLFVLFNGLHAYVQFGSYTLEIFPMRFMITGLIYVFLTIFVAVLYKQMRDRQSKILDVKNKRLAAQRMRLEALNKELTLQHDQLLTAQKQLLQSEKMASLGVLSAGIGHEINNPLHFIKSGVDGLARELDKDVEDVRKETLPYMKVIQEGVSRANKIVKSLSHFSRQTVTMDESCDIHGILENCLSILHNKLKFRVEVFTDYSATTHVVVGNEGKLHQAFLNVLTNAEQSMDERGKLTVSTKSSGSDIRVSISDTGSGIKEADLDKIHDPFFTTKEPGLGTGLGLAITHKILEEHGVRVEVQSEENVGTEFVLIFPIK, from the coding sequence ATGAGACTGCCCAAAAAACCACTTGGTAAGTTCAACACTCTGTTGCTTATCCTTTACGTATGTTTTTTTACCATTGATGTTTTTATCAAAGAGATCACCTTTATGCCGTGGTGGTTCTTTTTGGTATTGATCGCATTGCAGTTGGTGCAGATGTACTTTTTGTATCGTGGGATATTGGAGGTATGGGTCGCGCATTTCAATTTGGCCACCCTCATGGGGATGTTGCAGTTGGCTTTGGTTCTCAAGCCTGACTATTTTCATGCAGTGGTCTATTGGGCGGCGGTGGTGCCGATTTTGGTGAGTACAACGCTAGATGGTCGTCATTCCCTTGTATGGTATGTGTTGACTGTCCTATTTGTGCTGTTCAATGGTCTCCATGCTTACGTACAGTTTGGAAGCTATACCTTAGAGATTTTCCCGATGCGATTCATGATTACGGGATTGATATATGTGTTTTTGACCATTTTCGTCGCTGTACTTTACAAGCAGATGAGAGATCGTCAGAGCAAAATATTGGATGTTAAAAACAAACGACTAGCTGCCCAGCGCATGCGGTTGGAAGCTCTCAATAAGGAATTGACTTTGCAACATGATCAGCTTTTGACTGCCCAAAAGCAATTGCTGCAATCTGAGAAAATGGCATCACTTGGGGTGCTGTCAGCTGGGATTGGACATGAAATCAATAATCCCTTGCATTTTATCAAATCGGGTGTGGATGGCCTGGCGAGAGAGCTCGACAAGGACGTAGAGGATGTGCGCAAAGAAACACTACCGTACATGAAGGTGATTCAGGAAGGGGTATCGAGAGCCAACAAGATCGTCAAGAGTTTGAGCCATTTTAGTAGGCAAACGGTCACAATGGATGAGTCGTGTGATATTCATGGTATTCTAGAAAATTGCCTGTCGATACTCCACAATAAGCTCAAATTCAGAGTCGAAGTATTTACCGATTATAGCGCTACTACTCATGTCGTAGTAGGTAACGAGGGGAAGCTACATCAAGCGTTTCTTAATGTACTCACCAATGCGGAGCAGTCGATGGATGAGCGTGGAAAATTAACAGTGAGTACGAAATCTTCTGGATCAGATATACGGGTGTCTATATCAGATACGGGGAGCGGGATCAAGGAGGCGGATCTTGACAAAATTCATGACCCATTTTTTACTACCAAAGAGCCAGGGTTAGGGACGGGGCTAGGTTTAGCTATTACACACAAGATTCTCGAAGAGCATGGGGTTCGTGTAGAAGTCCAATCAGAGGAGAATGTAGGAACTGAATTCGTGTTGATATTCCCGATAAAGTAG
- a CDS encoding M42 family metallopeptidase produces MNKSSKEFLYKYLDNASPTGFESSGQKIWLEYVKAYTDDYITDTYGSVAAIINPEAAYKVVIEAHADEISWFVNYISDDGYIYVIRNGGSDHQIAPSKRVNIFTDKGVVKGVFGWPAIHVRKDKNEATPSLDNIFIDVGCETKEEVLDLGIQVGNVITFDDELMELNGKYLCGRALDNRIGGFMIAEVARRLFENQVKLPFGLYVVNAVQEEIGLRGAEMMAARIKPNAAIITDVCHDTHSPMYEKKRDGDQKAGKGPVLTFGPAVQNNLLKMVMDVAESKDIPYQRAATSRSTGTDTDAFAYSGEGIASALISLPIKYMHTTVETAHLEDVEHVISLMYEFIMQLKDGHDFSYLK; encoded by the coding sequence ATGAATAAGAGTAGTAAAGAGTTTTTGTACAAGTACCTGGACAATGCATCACCTACGGGGTTTGAATCATCAGGTCAGAAAATATGGTTGGAGTATGTCAAAGCGTATACGGATGATTACATCACAGATACCTACGGGTCTGTCGCAGCGATCATCAATCCAGAGGCAGCATACAAGGTGGTCATTGAGGCGCATGCAGACGAGATCTCCTGGTTTGTCAACTATATCTCTGATGATGGTTACATCTATGTGATTAGAAATGGAGGTTCGGATCATCAGATTGCACCGTCCAAGCGTGTCAATATTTTTACAGATAAAGGTGTAGTCAAAGGGGTGTTTGGTTGGCCGGCGATTCATGTACGCAAGGATAAGAATGAGGCTACTCCGAGTTTGGACAATATCTTTATCGACGTGGGTTGTGAGACCAAAGAGGAGGTCTTGGACCTGGGGATACAAGTTGGCAATGTCATCACTTTTGATGATGAGTTGATGGAACTCAACGGAAAATACCTGTGTGGTCGTGCCTTGGACAACCGTATCGGAGGCTTTATGATTGCGGAGGTAGCACGCCGATTGTTCGAAAACCAAGTGAAGTTGCCATTTGGATTGTATGTCGTCAATGCGGTACAAGAAGAAATAGGATTGAGAGGGGCAGAAATGATGGCGGCACGCATCAAGCCAAATGCAGCAATCATCACGGACGTGTGTCATGATACGCACTCTCCTATGTATGAAAAGAAGCGTGACGGGGATCAAAAGGCAGGTAAAGGACCTGTGTTGACATTTGGTCCAGCGGTGCAGAATAACCTGCTCAAGATGGTGATGGATGTAGCAGAGAGCAAAGATATCCCATATCAGCGTGCGGCTACCTCTCGGTCAACGGGTACGGATACTGATGCGTTTGCGTACAGTGGGGAAGGAATTGCATCGGCACTGATTTCACTACCGATCAAATATATGCATACCACCGTAGAGACTGCACATCTGGAAGATGTAGAACATGTGATCTCCTTGATGTATGAGTTTATCATGCAGCTCAAAGATGGGCATGATTTCAGTTATTTGAAATAA
- a CDS encoding VWA domain-containing protein, with protein sequence MIENSSDSNAKNVALLPIIQFEYSVWLLPLYLLIACAISYLLYSKKTPWNSVTNKLLFVLRVMIFTSLGILLLNPLFNQYIEQVEKPQVVLVVDHSTSMLNHTDSLQVRTIHQTVSDLEETLEGKGYDVLKSNLDQELETWTQLEFSGQTTDLSAALQRIAARYENANLAAMYLVSDGKYNRGQSPVYQSYPFVMHTIGVGDTTQKYDLAIRNVLFNKIAYQGNRFPIVAEVYNFGFLDEKTTLRLTKKGKTIASKQLVFDREEGLVKVEFEVEAKDQGLQRLDVVIDGFEEESIQTNNRQSIYVDVIDGKQSVLLVAPAPHPDLKTLREVIEKNKNFEVKLFVPGLSEMPIEKVDLAIVHNAFDSRRRTQKVVNELIEQKVPMFYVLGFQTNFNALPLGPSELAIAQRRNQKDLVTAQLNPDMDLFIVTSDLNERWQEFVPVLAPYGEITIPADAKVLLHQRVGAVTTQRPLLYTTLHSDVKHAYLLADGIWQWRLQEYASYENTDSFDEFFLKLVQYLSTKVDKRKFKFYPVRNEYGTNQIVEFQSELYNEIYERVYGEELQVRIMSENGLSKEYAFVPSSEYSLLKVANLEAGKYQYEAIWTEKKDRVNGDFIVRDEQLEQFDQVADFGLMRALAEANDGVFYTLSDQAKLYRDVEDFAFKGRVHFEEDVYPAINLWWCWVLVLTLASTEWFARKYSGGY encoded by the coding sequence ATGATTGAGAACTCTTCTGATTCCAATGCCAAAAACGTAGCACTATTGCCCATCATTCAATTTGAATATTCTGTTTGGCTCTTGCCACTCTACCTGTTGATCGCCTGTGCCATCAGCTATCTCCTCTATTCGAAAAAAACACCGTGGAACTCCGTTACCAACAAATTACTTTTTGTGCTGCGTGTTATGATTTTCACGTCACTTGGGATCCTTCTATTGAATCCGCTCTTCAATCAATACATCGAGCAAGTTGAAAAACCCCAAGTCGTACTGGTCGTGGATCATTCTACTTCGATGCTCAACCACACGGACTCCCTTCAAGTACGAACTATCCATCAGACGGTGTCGGATTTGGAAGAAACCTTGGAAGGTAAGGGGTACGATGTGCTCAAAAGTAACCTCGATCAAGAGTTGGAGACTTGGACGCAATTGGAGTTTAGCGGACAAACCACCGATTTGAGTGCTGCGCTGCAACGAATCGCAGCGCGCTATGAAAACGCCAATCTAGCAGCAATGTATCTAGTGTCGGACGGTAAGTACAATCGTGGGCAATCACCCGTGTATCAATCGTATCCGTTTGTGATGCATACTATCGGAGTAGGAGATACAACACAAAAATATGACCTTGCGATCCGAAATGTACTGTTCAATAAGATCGCTTATCAAGGCAATCGTTTTCCGATAGTTGCAGAAGTGTATAATTTCGGTTTTTTGGATGAAAAAACGACGCTTAGACTCACCAAAAAAGGAAAGACAATAGCCTCAAAGCAACTTGTCTTTGACAGAGAAGAGGGACTGGTCAAAGTGGAGTTTGAAGTGGAGGCGAAGGATCAAGGTTTGCAGCGGTTGGATGTGGTAATCGATGGGTTTGAGGAGGAATCCATTCAAACCAACAATCGCCAGAGCATCTATGTAGATGTGATTGATGGGAAACAAAGTGTCCTTTTGGTTGCGCCTGCCCCGCATCCAGATCTCAAGACTCTGCGTGAGGTGATCGAAAAGAATAAGAATTTTGAAGTGAAGCTCTTCGTGCCAGGTCTGAGTGAGATGCCGATAGAGAAGGTGGACTTGGCTATTGTACACAATGCCTTTGATAGTCGTCGACGGACACAGAAAGTTGTCAACGAATTGATTGAACAGAAGGTGCCCATGTTTTATGTCTTAGGGTTTCAAACGAATTTCAATGCATTGCCACTGGGTCCGTCAGAACTGGCTATTGCGCAGCGCAGGAATCAAAAGGACCTAGTTACAGCACAGCTCAATCCAGACATGGATTTGTTTATTGTGACTTCGGATCTCAATGAGCGCTGGCAGGAGTTTGTTCCTGTATTGGCTCCCTACGGGGAAATAACCATACCTGCTGACGCCAAGGTGCTCTTGCATCAACGAGTAGGAGCCGTGACTACTCAGCGCCCCCTACTGTATACTACTCTACATTCGGACGTGAAACATGCCTATTTGCTAGCTGATGGGATATGGCAGTGGCGATTGCAGGAGTACGCTTCGTACGAAAATACAGATAGTTTTGATGAATTCTTTCTCAAGTTGGTTCAATACCTGAGTACCAAGGTCGACAAGCGTAAGTTCAAGTTCTATCCAGTGCGCAACGAGTACGGTACAAACCAAATAGTTGAGTTTCAGTCAGAGTTGTACAATGAAATCTATGAGAGGGTGTACGGAGAGGAGCTACAAGTGAGGATCATGTCTGAGAATGGGTTGAGTAAAGAATATGCATTTGTGCCATCGTCAGAATACTCACTGTTGAAAGTTGCCAATTTGGAGGCAGGGAAGTATCAGTATGAAGCTATATGGACTGAGAAAAAGGACAGGGTGAATGGGGATTTTATCGTTAGAGACGAGCAGCTGGAACAATTTGATCAAGTGGCAGACTTTGGTTTGATGCGAGCTTTGGCTGAGGCTAATGACGGGGTGTTTTATACGCTTAGCGATCAGGCCAAACTGTACCGAGATGTGGAAGATTTTGCTTTCAAAGGACGTGTCCATTTTGAGGAAGATGTGTACCCTGCAATCAATCTGTGGTGGTGCTGGGTGTTGGTTTTGACTCTAGCCAGTACAGAGTGGTTTGCCCGTAAGTATTCAGGAGGGTATTGA
- a CDS encoding ATP-dependent Clp protease ATP-binding subunit, with product MEAKFSNRVKEVISLSREEALRLGHDYIGTEHLILGMIREGEGVAISLLKKLGVSLDELRASIEKATKGSATNNVKNLANIPLTRQSEKVLKITYLEAKIFKSQLIGTEHLLLSILRDEDNIGTQILDKFDVAYDVVKELLEYQTEHPMSSSSDTDEPEDDSRLFGAGGSGGSSSKDPSGKGGEKSRTPVLDNFGRDLTKMAEDDKLDPIVGRDKEIERVAQILSRRKKNNPILIGEPGVGKTAIAEGLALRIIQKKVSRVLFGKRVVTLDLASLVAGTKYRGQFEERMKAVMNEIEKSPEVILFIDELHTIVGAGGASGSLDASNMFKPALARGEIQCIGATTLDEYRQYIEKDGALARRFQMVMVDATTKDETVQILNNIKDKYEDHHNVNYTKEAIEACVSLSDRYISDRFLPDKAIDVMDEAGSRVHINNIYVPDEIVSLEESIEAVKVEKNQVVKSQKYEEAAQLRDKEKKLIEQLELAKAKWEEETKSQRFEVSEENVAEVIAMMTGVPVKRIAQKESKKLLSMKEDLQKQVIGQDEVIAKLTKAIQRTRVGLKDPNKPIGSFVFLGPTGVGKTELAKVLSKYLFDKDDALVRIDMSEYMEKFSVSRLVGAPPGYVGYEEGGQLTEKVRRKPYSVVLLDEIEKAHPDVFNILLQVLDDGILTDGLGRKVDFRNTVIIMTSNIGARDLKDFGSGIGFMNKNKKENLDDIMKSTIQSALKKAFSPEFLNRLDDVIVFNSLERENIHKIIDISLDKLLERVIELGYNVELTSKAKDFLADKGYDQAFGARPLNRAIQKYLEDQIAEFILQGNVQEGDTLLADHSEGAEELDISVKKQKAKKEKKEE from the coding sequence ATGGAAGCAAAATTTTCGAATCGAGTAAAAGAGGTGATATCACTGAGTCGCGAAGAAGCACTCAGATTGGGGCACGATTATATCGGTACAGAACACCTCATACTTGGCATGATACGCGAGGGTGAGGGAGTTGCTATCAGCTTGTTGAAGAAGTTAGGCGTTTCACTTGACGAACTCAGAGCATCGATTGAAAAAGCAACAAAAGGTTCTGCTACCAACAATGTAAAAAACCTAGCCAATATCCCTTTGACACGACAGTCAGAGAAGGTATTGAAAATCACATACCTAGAGGCAAAAATATTCAAGAGCCAATTGATCGGTACCGAGCATCTTCTGCTCTCTATACTGAGAGATGAGGACAATATCGGTACACAAATTTTAGACAAATTTGATGTCGCCTACGATGTAGTCAAAGAGTTGCTCGAGTATCAAACTGAGCACCCAATGTCCTCTTCATCGGACACAGACGAACCAGAAGACGATTCTAGGCTATTTGGTGCTGGTGGCAGTGGCGGATCATCGAGCAAGGATCCATCAGGCAAAGGAGGTGAGAAATCAAGAACTCCTGTCTTGGACAATTTTGGTAGAGACTTGACCAAAATGGCTGAAGATGACAAACTCGACCCTATCGTAGGTCGAGACAAAGAAATCGAACGTGTCGCTCAGATCCTGAGCCGTAGAAAGAAAAACAACCCGATCCTAATCGGTGAGCCAGGTGTTGGTAAAACAGCCATCGCTGAGGGACTTGCCCTTAGAATCATCCAGAAAAAAGTCTCTAGAGTATTGTTTGGCAAACGAGTCGTAACACTCGACTTAGCCTCACTCGTTGCAGGAACGAAGTACAGAGGCCAGTTCGAAGAGCGCATGAAGGCCGTAATGAACGAGATCGAAAAATCTCCAGAAGTCATCCTGTTTATCGATGAACTACATACGATAGTAGGAGCTGGTGGTGCTTCAGGATCACTTGATGCCTCCAACATGTTCAAGCCAGCACTTGCTCGTGGAGAAATCCAATGCATCGGAGCGACTACATTGGATGAATACAGACAATACATCGAAAAGGACGGAGCGTTGGCGAGACGATTCCAAATGGTAATGGTAGATGCTACGACGAAAGATGAAACCGTACAAATCCTAAATAACATCAAAGATAAATACGAAGATCATCACAATGTCAACTACACCAAGGAAGCTATCGAAGCATGTGTAAGTCTATCCGACAGATACATCAGCGATAGATTCCTTCCAGACAAGGCTATAGACGTCATGGACGAAGCGGGCTCTAGAGTCCATATCAATAACATCTATGTACCAGACGAAATCGTCAGTCTAGAAGAGTCCATCGAGGCAGTCAAAGTCGAAAAAAATCAGGTCGTCAAAAGTCAGAAATACGAAGAAGCCGCGCAGTTGCGAGACAAAGAGAAAAAACTCATCGAGCAACTCGAGCTAGCTAAGGCCAAGTGGGAAGAAGAAACCAAGTCTCAGCGATTCGAAGTATCCGAAGAAAACGTGGCTGAAGTCATCGCTATGATGACGGGAGTACCTGTCAAGCGAATCGCACAAAAGGAAAGCAAGAAGTTGCTCAGCATGAAAGAAGACTTGCAAAAACAAGTCATCGGACAGGATGAGGTAATCGCCAAATTGACCAAAGCGATCCAAAGAACTAGAGTAGGATTGAAAGATCCAAACAAGCCAATTGGTTCGTTTGTATTCTTGGGACCTACGGGTGTCGGAAAAACCGAATTGGCCAAAGTACTCTCCAAGTACCTCTTTGACAAAGACGATGCCTTGGTCAGAATTGACATGAGTGAATACATGGAAAAATTCTCTGTATCAAGACTCGTGGGGGCACCTCCGGGATATGTAGGCTATGAAGAAGGGGGACAACTTACTGAAAAAGTGAGAAGAAAACCTTACAGTGTGGTACTATTAGACGAAATAGAGAAAGCACACCCCGATGTGTTCAATATCCTTCTTCAAGTATTGGATGATGGCATATTGACCGATGGATTGGGGCGTAAAGTTGACTTTAGAAACACCGTCATCATCATGACTTCTAACATAGGAGCACGAGACCTCAAGGATTTTGGATCAGGTATCGGTTTCATGAACAAAAACAAAAAAGAGAACTTGGATGATATCATGAAATCAACCATCCAAAGTGCTTTGAAAAAGGCATTCTCTCCAGAGTTTTTGAACAGACTAGATGATGTGATTGTCTTCAACTCACTGGAGCGTGAAAACATTCACAAAATCATCGACATTTCGTTGGACAAACTACTCGAGCGCGTGATAGAGCTAGGGTACAACGTAGAGTTGACAAGCAAAGCCAAAGACTTCTTGGCAGATAAAGGATACGATCAGGCCTTTGGTGCTCGTCCACTCAACAGAGCCATACAGAAGTATCTCGAAGACCAAATAGCGGAATTCATCCTCCAGGGCAATGTACAAGAAGGAGATACGCTCCTAGCTGATCACAGCGAAGGTGCGGAAGAACTGGATATATCCGTCAAAAAGCAAAAAGCTAAAAAAGAAAAGAAAGAAGAATAA
- a CDS encoding L-threonylcarbamoyladenylate synthase — MKTEFIKLYQENPDPRKISQIVNVLRKGGVIIYPTDTIYGMGCDIFNSRAIDHIKQLKDIRSKKVDFSFICYDLSHISEYTKSLDTSTFKLMKKALPGPFTFILNSSTKVPKMLNASKKTIGIRVPDHNIPREIVRELENPIITTSIHHDDEILEYSTDPELIYEKFKGKVDIVIDGGYGQNIASTVIDCTEGEAMVVREGMGDISDFL; from the coding sequence ATGAAAACAGAGTTTATCAAACTGTACCAGGAGAACCCTGATCCTCGAAAAATATCACAAATCGTCAACGTCCTACGCAAAGGTGGCGTCATCATCTACCCAACAGACACGATCTACGGGATGGGGTGTGACATATTCAACTCCCGAGCCATCGACCACATCAAGCAACTCAAGGACATTCGCTCCAAAAAAGTGGACTTCTCATTCATATGCTATGATCTGAGTCACATTTCCGAATACACCAAATCACTGGACACCTCTACTTTCAAGCTCATGAAAAAAGCGCTACCAGGGCCTTTCACTTTCATTCTAAACTCCAGTACCAAAGTCCCTAAGATGCTCAACGCATCCAAAAAAACCATCGGTATCCGAGTCCCAGATCATAATATACCAAGAGAAATTGTCCGCGAACTTGAAAACCCCATCATCACAACATCCATACATCATGACGATGAAATATTAGAGTATTCTACAGATCCCGAATTGATCTATGAAAAATTCAAGGGCAAAGTGGATATCGTCATCGACGGAGGCTATGGACAAAATATAGCCAGTACAGTCATCGACTGTACCGAAGGGGAGGCTATGGTTGTCAGAGAAGGAATGGGAGACATATCCGATTTTCTATGA